The Cystobacter fuscus DSM 2262 genomic sequence GGGTGGAAAAGAGGGGTGCCTCGGGAACCCGCCTGGGGAGGAGGGGACCGTTCCCGTTGACGGGACGACCGCTCGGGGGGGCTGGACGACCACTCCCGCACGCGCCCGTGGACGCGGCCCGGTGGGATCTCTATCTTGCGCACCCTCATGGAACGCCCTGCCTCACCCCCTTCTCTGACAGCCCTCGAGCGACTCGTGCAGGAGCGCCCCCTGCCGCGCCATGTGGGTATCATCATGGATGGCAACGGCCGGTGGGCGGAGATGCGTGGCCTGCCGCGAATGGAGGGGCACCGCGAGGGCTCCACCAGCGTGCGCGAGGTGACCCGCTGCGCCCGCCGCGTGGGGCTCAAGGCCCTCACCCTCTACGCCTTCTCCTCCCAGAACTGGGCCCGCCCGGCCGAGGAGGTGGCCGCGCTGATGGACTTGCTGCGCGAGTACCTCGAGAGCGAGCGGGAGGAGATCCTCCAGAACGGCATCCGCCTCAACGCCATTGGCGAGGTGGACAAGCTGCCGCGCTTCGTGAAGGAGCCGTTGGACAGGCTGCGCGCGGAGTCGGCGAAGAACACGGGCATGGTGCTCACCCTGGCGCTCTCCTATGGAGGGCGCGAGGAGCTCCTGCAGGCGGCTCGCCGGGTGGCCGAGGCCGCCAGCCGGGGCGAATTGGTGCCCGAGAACCTGGACAGCGAGACCTTCGAGTCCTATCTCTGGACGCACGATCTGCCCGCGGTGGATCTCGTGGTGCGCACCAGTGGCGAGCAGCGCATGTCCAACTTCCTCCTCTGGCAGATGGCGTACGCGGAGCTGTGTTTCAGCGACGTGCTCTGGCCGGACTTCCGGACCGAGGCCTTCCTGCGGTGTCTGGCGCAGTTCCAGCAGCGCGAACGGCGCTTCGGTCTCACCTCCGCGCAAGTCAAGCGAGAGGACTCCCAGCGGGCCAAGGCGTGAACGAGAAGAACAAGAATCTCGTCGTCCGGGCGGTGTCGGCGTTTTCGTTGCTGCCGGTCGTCGTCTTCCTGCTCTACATGGGTGGCCTGTACACCGCGCTGCTGTTGGGCGTGGCCTCGGCCATCTGTGTCAGCGAGTACTACCTCATTACCCAGAAGGAGCTGTCGCCCGCGGCCTGGGTGGGCATCCTGCTCGCCGGCGCGCTGCCCCTGCTGGCCCTGCGCCATCCCGAGCGCACGGGCGAGGGGGCCTTCTGGGTCACGGCCTTCTTCCTCATCTTCGCCTTCACCTTCCACCTCATCCGGGGCCCCCTGCAGGAGGCGCCCACGCGGGTGGCCCACCTGGTGATGGGGTTCCTGTACGGCTCGGTGGGGCTGACGGCCATGTGCGCCCTGCGCCAGATGCCCGAAGGCCTGATGTGGGTCATCGCCGCGCTCGTCATCACCTGGGCCAATGATACCGCCGCCTACTTCGCCGGGCGGTTCCTGGGCCGGCACAAGCTCTACCCGGCGGTGAGCCCCAACAAGACCTGGGAGGGCTTCGCCGGAGGGCTGGTGGGCTCGGTGGTCGGCATGTTCATCGCCCGGGCCGGCTTCTTCCCCCTGCTCACGGTGACGGACTGTGTGTTCCTGGGCATTTGCGGCGGCATCCTCGGGCCCATTGGCGACTTGTGCGAGTCCATGCTCAAGCGCGCCTATGGGGTGAAGGACTCGGGCCGGGCCATGCCGGGGCATGGCGGCATCCTGGACCGTATCGACGCCCTCGTCTTCAACGCGCCCCTGGTCTTCGTGTACGTCACCTTCCTGCGCGGAGTTCTGCCGTAGCATCGAATGTCCGCTTGCCTGGACGCCGGGCCTCGAAGCGGATTGTCGCGCCGGAGGCCCACGGTTACTGTTGGGCCCATGTTTCAAGACACCGCCCTGTTCATCCTGCTGCTCGGCGTGCTCGTCACCGTCCACGAGCTGGGCCACTTCCTGGTGGCCAAGGCCTGTGGGGTGAAGGTCATCCGCTTCTCCATCGGCTTCGGGCCCAAGCTGTTCGCCTTCACCAAGGGGGAGACGGAGTACCAGGTGGCGCTGCTGCC encodes the following:
- a CDS encoding phosphatidate cytidylyltransferase — translated: MNEKNKNLVVRAVSAFSLLPVVVFLLYMGGLYTALLLGVASAICVSEYYLITQKELSPAAWVGILLAGALPLLALRHPERTGEGAFWVTAFFLIFAFTFHLIRGPLQEAPTRVAHLVMGFLYGSVGLTAMCALRQMPEGLMWVIAALVITWANDTAAYFAGRFLGRHKLYPAVSPNKTWEGFAGGLVGSVVGMFIARAGFFPLLTVTDCVFLGICGGILGPIGDLCESMLKRAYGVKDSGRAMPGHGGILDRIDALVFNAPLVFVYVTFLRGVLP
- a CDS encoding isoprenyl transferase, yielding MERPASPPSLTALERLVQERPLPRHVGIIMDGNGRWAEMRGLPRMEGHREGSTSVREVTRCARRVGLKALTLYAFSSQNWARPAEEVAALMDLLREYLESEREEILQNGIRLNAIGEVDKLPRFVKEPLDRLRAESAKNTGMVLTLALSYGGREELLQAARRVAEAASRGELVPENLDSETFESYLWTHDLPAVDLVVRTSGEQRMSNFLLWQMAYAELCFSDVLWPDFRTEAFLRCLAQFQQRERRFGLTSAQVKREDSQRAKA